The genomic window GTGATTTACAGTCCTTGCGCCGACCTGCTGCGGAGTACGACTACCGGAAACTGCGTGAAGATCTCGCGTAAACGCAAGATGTTTTCCTCAGTGTGGACCTCTTCACCGGTAAACACATTGATAAATGCAGCAGGTGTATGATCGGGCAGCCTGATTTGCGCTTTCCCCCACGCATCCTTCAGCGGCAGGCTGCTTCGCATCTGCATCATGGAGCAGGCAAAGCGAGGAACAACAGCAAGAACCGCCTGCTGCGTACTCCTGTCCAGTCGGAGAAAGGCAATCGCATTTTCCTGCCGGTCCAGTTCAATCTCCAGAGGGAGATAGTCTCCACGGCGGAAAAGGGAATGGAGTTCGTTCCTGACAGAGAGGGCGCGGTGCATGGTCCACAGCTTGATACGGCCATCCGGCAAGTTCCGCAATACGTCGGCGCAAACAGCGGCAGGGCCTTCGCTTTCCGCCTGCTGAAGCAATTGCTCCAATGCCTTCATGCGCTGGGCAAAATCGACGGGACGCCGGTTGTCGGGGTCCACAAGAGTAAGGTCCCACAATTCAGAACCCTGGTAGAAGTCCGGAACTCCGGGCGAGCATACTTTCAGGACCACTTGTGCAAGGGAATTCAGTGCGCCAAAGAACTGCACGGGAGGCAGGAAAGACAGGAGCGTGTGAACAAACCGTGTCTCCTGCATACGGCCCTGAGGCAGCAGAATGGTTTCAAGAAACTTATGCACAGCATCCAGATACTCGGGGTCCGGGTTGGTCCAACTGACATTGACCTTGGCTTCGCTGAGGGCCTTGGTGCAGTATTCCTTGATGCGGTCAAGAAATTGCTTTCTGTCCTCGGTGGTTTCCATACGCCAGGGCCATGCACCCACGATCGTCTGGTAAATCAGATACTCTTCGTTTGTGTCGGGAGCCACGCGGCCATCCGGAAGCTTTTGTTTGTGCGCAGCGTTCATGCGCATCCAGCGCCGCACCATCGAGGCCCACTGCGAGGGCATTTCTGACAAGACATTCAGACGGTTGCGCACATCTTCGCTTCGCTTGGTGTCATGCGTAGATGTGGTCAGCATGGAATCAGGGGACTTTTGCAGCCGTTCCAGGTTGGCGGCGTGAAAAAGCTCAGGACTGAGGCCAAAGGCTTTGATGGAGCTGCCAACTTCATTCGAGGAAACAAAGCGCGTATAAACATAAAATGCGGTATCCTCTACTCCTTTGGCCATGACAGGTCCGGTGAGCTGCTGGAACTTCAAAGCAAAGTGCAGCCGCGCCGGATATTTTTCATCTTCATGGTCGCCCAGCCGGAGCGTGCTTTCCAGAAAATCAAAGGCCGACTCTGCCACATCAGGGTTGCGATGTTTGGCGCGTTCGATGGCCTGATGAATGAAGGCGAGGTCGCGCTCTGTATACTGGCCGCGGTCGTCAATGTATGTGCGGTATACCGGGAAACAGGCAATGGTTTCGCGAATGACGCGCTCCAGAATGCTCTCCGTATAATCTCTGGCGCGGCGGTCGCTCGCAGCCAGATGGTCCAGCAGGTTGGTCAGGACATAAATCTCGCTGGAAAGGGAGGTCTGCATGACCTTGAGCTTGCAGCGGTAGATCAGCTCGTCAGGGTCGATTTCTTTGCCCACAATCCTGGCGTAGAGCGTCGTGAATTTGGCTGCGTTGCGCGGTTCGATAAAAACCTGATTGGCAAGGTGGAGAAAGTCGTAACCGGTCGTGCCTCGCACCGGCCATTCCTGCGGGAGGACTTCGCGCGGTTCCAGGATTTTTTCAACGACGGTATAGAGAGGGCCTTGACTGCGCGTCCAGTCATAGCCGCGCAGGGCCTCTCGCAGTTCTACCTCCAGGCCGCTGGCAGTAAGCTCGCCCTGAGGTTCGGGACCGAAACACTGACCGGCAATGCAAAGCAGTTGCAGGCGGATCAGGTACTGACGGGGATTGAACATACCATCGCAATGATCAATCCGCAGGCCCGTGACTTCTCCAGTAGCGATCATGCGTCTCACCAGACGGTGGGTCGCCGCAAAACAGGAGGGGTCTTCCTGGCGAAGACCAACCAGGTCATTGACATCAAAAAAACGGCGGTAATTGATTTCTTCCGACGAGACACGCCAG from Pseudacidobacterium ailaaui includes these protein-coding regions:
- the treY gene encoding malto-oligosyltrehalose synthase — its product is MSKVQDCIFDMVHRDARVPKSTYRVQMHSGFQFKDVEGILPYLKNLGISDLYSSPIFEARSGSTHGYDVTRHDRINQMLGGEEGFHRMSALLREYGMGLLLDIVPNHMGVGNESAWWQDVLENGRTSEYATFFDIDWDPIRPDMRGKLLIPVLGNQYGEELESKKIQVAMQDGLLKVTYYDHSFPLAPRSIPILFPEEEDQRDGVPGWFRDLLQELAHIPPNDSSDAGLIAQRQQQLRELKPRLLKALGSDEIRPVILRAIERVNGVEGDPRSFDHLHALLEMQPYRLAYWRVSSEEINYRRFFDVNDLVGLRQEDPSCFAATHRLVRRMIATGEVTGLRIDHCDGMFNPRQYLIRLQLLCIAGQCFGPEPQGELTASGLEVELREALRGYDWTRSQGPLYTVVEKILEPREVLPQEWPVRGTTGYDFLHLANQVFIEPRNAAKFTTLYARIVGKEIDPDELIYRCKLKVMQTSLSSEIYVLTNLLDHLAASDRRARDYTESILERVIRETIACFPVYRTYIDDRGQYTERDLAFIHQAIERAKHRNPDVAESAFDFLESTLRLGDHEDEKYPARLHFALKFQQLTGPVMAKGVEDTAFYVYTRFVSSNEVGSSIKAFGLSPELFHAANLERLQKSPDSMLTTSTHDTKRSEDVRNRLNVLSEMPSQWASMVRRWMRMNAAHKQKLPDGRVAPDTNEEYLIYQTIVGAWPWRMETTEDRKQFLDRIKEYCTKALSEAKVNVSWTNPDPEYLDAVHKFLETILLPQGRMQETRFVHTLLSFLPPVQFFGALNSLAQVVLKVCSPGVPDFYQGSELWDLTLVDPDNRRPVDFAQRMKALEQLLQQAESEGPAAVCADVLRNLPDGRIKLWTMHRALSVRNELHSLFRRGDYLPLEIELDRQENAIAFLRLDRSTQQAVLAVVPRFACSMMQMRSSLPLKDAWGKAQIRLPDHTPAAFINVFTGEEVHTEENILRLREIFTQFPVVVLRSRSAQGL